In Ignavibacteriota bacterium, one genomic interval encodes:
- a CDS encoding transglutaminase domain-containing protein, giving the protein MSSSAVPIRVLRHSIFPVVVTLCTLFAACHTPFTDQEIRDLVQRGEFTRADAAIAVRLALDTSLTPVARQALAFERERLARIRLDFRGKEKDVRDFILKWIPDARDSDFERWEASGALEMMVIDGKKWYFNSAVRNLFRIDSAARRIWQQRHPHPTASTGLASDSGLDAHCSAIVSAGLASGRVHVLPRRFEIEYTIRVRPGAVPAGEMVRCWLPFPREIPGRQERITLLATDPPRSILADTSQLQRTVYLERPAAADTPTVFRVRYAYTSFGVYQPVDPGRVVPAASTPGLEPYLREEPPHIRFTPELRALNAQIVGTETNPVLIARRLFDWTYEHIPWASAREYSTIPSLSAYAFENRHGDCGIQTTFFITLLRMNGIPARWQSGWEFRPPEDSMHDWGMVYFAPYGWVPMDVTYGPRRSAEEAFRYFYLGGMDAYRLIFNDATATPFSPAKIHPRSETLDSQRGEVEWSGGNVYFDKWDWDMKMEIKN; this is encoded by the coding sequence TGGTCACCTTGTGCACCCTCTTCGCCGCATGCCATACCCCGTTCACGGACCAGGAGATCCGCGATCTGGTCCAACGCGGTGAGTTCACCCGTGCGGACGCCGCCATCGCGGTCCGGTTGGCTCTGGACACGTCCCTGACGCCCGTTGCACGACAGGCCCTCGCGTTCGAACGCGAGCGCCTGGCCCGCATCCGTCTGGATTTCCGCGGCAAGGAGAAGGATGTCCGCGACTTCATCCTGAAGTGGATCCCGGATGCCCGGGACAGCGATTTCGAACGCTGGGAAGCGAGCGGCGCGCTGGAGATGATGGTGATCGACGGAAAGAAGTGGTACTTCAACTCGGCGGTGCGCAATCTTTTCCGGATCGACAGTGCGGCACGGCGCATCTGGCAGCAACGCCATCCCCATCCAACGGCATCAACGGGCCTTGCATCCGACAGCGGACTGGATGCGCATTGTTCGGCGATCGTGTCTGCCGGGCTTGCCTCAGGGAGGGTGCACGTCCTTCCGCGTCGATTCGAGATCGAGTATACGATCCGGGTGCGGCCCGGTGCCGTGCCTGCCGGCGAGATGGTCCGTTGCTGGCTCCCCTTCCCGCGTGAGATCCCCGGCCGTCAGGAACGCATCACCCTCCTTGCGACCGATCCACCACGCTCCATTCTGGCCGATACCTCACAGCTCCAGCGCACGGTCTACCTGGAACGTCCGGCCGCGGCGGATACCCCGACCGTCTTCCGCGTGCGCTACGCCTACACCTCGTTCGGTGTGTACCAGCCTGTCGATCCCGGGCGTGTCGTCCCCGCGGCATCCACCCCGGGCCTCGAGCCGTATCTGCGGGAGGAGCCGCCGCATATCCGCTTCACGCCGGAGTTGCGGGCGCTCAATGCGCAGATCGTCGGGACGGAAACGAACCCGGTGCTCATCGCGCGGCGCCTGTTCGATTGGACCTATGAGCACATTCCGTGGGCGAGTGCACGGGAGTATTCGACGATACCCTCATTGAGCGCGTACGCGTTCGAGAACCGGCACGGTGACTGCGGCATCCAGACCACATTCTTCATCACCCTGCTCCGGATGAATGGCATCCCTGCGCGCTGGCAGTCGGGATGGGAATTCCGGCCTCCGGAGGACAGTATGCATGATTGGGGGATGGTGTACTTCGCGCCCTACGGGTGGGTCCCCATGGATGTCACCTACGGGCCGCGGCGTTCCGCAGAGGAAGCCTTCCGCTACTTCTATCTGGGCGGGATGGATGCCTACCGGCTGATCTTCAACGACGCGACAGCAACGCCGTTCTCCCCTGCGAAGATCCACCCGCGTTCCGAGACATTGGATTCGCAGCGTGGGGAAGTGGAATGGAGTGGGGGGAATGTGTACTTCGACAAGTGGGACTGGGACATGAAGATGGAAATTAAGAATTAA
- a CDS encoding 4Fe-4S binding protein, whose protein sequence is MTAKIRRVVQVLFLLLFLGLFLAARYPYTSGFPADVLLRMSPLIPLFEFLSDHRLSLIFLPAFIILALTPFLGRFFCGWICPLGTSIDVASKVVGSPSNRVSGKWEKLRFLKFAILLGCVILAVVNIHVWGYLDPLSIFNRALTVVLYPFGTLFVDTALQGVARIPGMEDIAYAVLDPFKAYIMPEPQARHQEVFWISVLILGIFAAEKLSRRFWCRNICPAGAWLGFLGQFRMFERMVGEACPVCNKCQVECKMNAIPGGNVHQTSKVECIDCFNCGAVCPPKIKAISYRWRWKPYHTPVDISRRQVVQTSLASIAAIGLLNIGFSNRESRNRQVRPPGALPEAAFADKCIRCLECVRICRSNGGCLQPDAIHSSVEELWLPVAVMREGYCEYNCNLCGQVCPTDAIVPLTLEEKQHTPIGLAHFDKNLCIPFARNSDCIVCEEHCPTPDKAIKFDVKEVVTREGEKKMVQYPYVIKELCIGCGICETRCPLPGQAGVYVTTANEHRYGTPTVAPATSPSPYG, encoded by the coding sequence ATGACGGCGAAGATCCGGCGGGTCGTTCAGGTCCTGTTCCTCCTCCTGTTCCTCGGGCTCTTCCTCGCGGCCCGGTATCCGTACACGTCCGGCTTCCCCGCGGATGTGCTTCTCAGGATGAGCCCGCTCATTCCCCTGTTTGAGTTCCTGTCCGACCACCGGCTGTCGCTCATCTTCCTGCCGGCATTCATCATCCTCGCGCTCACGCCTTTCCTGGGACGCTTCTTCTGCGGGTGGATCTGTCCGCTCGGCACCTCCATCGATGTTGCCAGCAAAGTGGTGGGATCGCCCAGCAACCGCGTGAGCGGGAAGTGGGAGAAGCTCCGGTTCCTCAAGTTCGCGATCCTGCTCGGCTGCGTGATCCTGGCCGTTGTGAACATCCATGTCTGGGGATACCTCGATCCCCTGTCGATCTTCAACCGCGCCCTGACCGTTGTCCTCTATCCCTTCGGCACGTTGTTCGTGGACACCGCACTGCAGGGCGTGGCCCGCATCCCCGGGATGGAAGACATCGCCTACGCCGTGCTGGATCCGTTCAAGGCGTACATCATGCCGGAGCCGCAGGCACGTCATCAGGAGGTCTTCTGGATCTCCGTGCTGATCCTCGGTATCTTCGCGGCCGAAAAACTGTCGCGCAGGTTCTGGTGCAGGAACATCTGCCCCGCAGGTGCCTGGCTCGGTTTCCTCGGACAGTTCCGGATGTTCGAGCGGATGGTGGGCGAAGCCTGCCCGGTCTGCAACAAATGCCAGGTGGAATGCAAGATGAACGCGATCCCCGGCGGGAACGTCCATCAGACAAGCAAAGTGGAGTGCATCGACTGCTTCAATTGCGGTGCGGTCTGCCCGCCCAAGATCAAAGCCATCAGCTACCGGTGGCGGTGGAAGCCATACCATACACCCGTGGACATCTCGCGCCGGCAGGTGGTGCAGACATCCCTTGCGAGCATCGCTGCGATCGGCCTCCTGAACATCGGGTTCTCGAACCGGGAGTCACGAAACCGTCAGGTCCGCCCCCCCGGTGCGCTTCCCGAAGCGGCATTCGCGGACAAATGCATTCGTTGCCTGGAATGCGTCCGCATCTGCCGGTCGAATGGCGGCTGCCTCCAACCCGACGCGATCCATTCGTCGGTCGAAGAGCTCTGGCTCCCTGTGGCGGTGATGCGTGAAGGCTACTGCGAGTACAACTGCAACCTCTGCGGCCAGGTCTGCCCCACCGACGCGATCGTCCCGCTCACGCTGGAAGAGAAGCAGCACACACCCATCGGGCTCGCGCATTTCGACAAGAACCTGTGCATCCCGTTCGCGCGCAATTCGGATTGCATCGTCTGTGAGGAACACTGCCCGACGCCGGACAAGGCCATCAAGTTCGACGTGAAAGAGGTCGTGACGCGTGAGGGCGAGAAGAAGATGGTGCAGTATCCCTACGTGATCAAGGAGCTCTGCATCGGCTGCGGGATCTGCGAGACGCGCTGCCCATTGCCCGGGCAGGCGGGAGTCTACGTCACGACCGCGAACGAGCACCGGTACGGCACTCCCACGGTGGCACCGGCGACTTCTCCGAGTCCCTACGGCTGA